TGCCGAACGGGCCCACTTCGCCCGATTCGAACCGGATGAAGTGCCCGGTCGACAGCCCCGCGCCGCAGCGCTCGCAGGTAAACTCGCCTTCCTTCTGCACGACCTGCCGCTCGAACCGGACGAACGCGCCGCCCGACGGACGGATGATCCCCTCTTCGCGCTCGATGACGCCGCGTTTCTCGGCCTCGTCGAGGATCGTCCGCGTGAGCGTCGGGTTCGTCGTTATCGTCTCGACCCGGTCGACGGCCTCGGCGACTGTGAGCTCCTCGTGCTCCAGGTTTCGCAGGAGTTCGACGCCGAGTTCGACCGTCTCGTCCATCGGTATCGGGT
This sequence is a window from Halostella salina. Protein-coding genes within it:
- a CDS encoding DUF5830 family protein, producing the protein MDETVELGVELLRNLEHEELTVAEAVDRVETITTNPTLTRTILDEAEKRGVIEREEGIIRPSGGAFVRFERQVVQKEGEFTCERCGAGLSTGHFIRFESGEVGPFGSSCIRKVTGRE